The Maridesulfovibrio zosterae DSM 11974 genome contains a region encoding:
- a CDS encoding MauE/DoxX family redox-associated membrane protein, with protein MDFKSLPRIILGLVFIFASIDKIIDPVAFAGIIKNYQILPQMMIGPVAMLLPWLEFVCGAMLVCNVLTDISASILIIMLLVFIAALLSTIYRGIDVACGCFSTDAAQISNMAETIGRDVVLLIAAALAFRFKRAESR; from the coding sequence ATGGATTTTAAGTCATTACCACGTATAATTTTAGGCTTGGTATTTATATTTGCAAGTATAGATAAAATTATTGATCCGGTTGCTTTTGCAGGGATTATTAAAAATTATCAGATTTTACCGCAGATGATGATCGGCCCTGTAGCCATGTTGCTGCCGTGGCTAGAGTTTGTTTGCGGAGCAATGCTTGTTTGCAACGTGCTGACGGATATCTCAGCATCAATACTAATCATAATGCTGCTTGTTTTTATTGCAGCACTGTTATCTACCATCTATAGAGGAATAGACGTTGCCTGCGGCTGTTTTTCGACCGATGCGGCGCAGATTTCAAACATGGCGGAAACAATAGGCCGTGACGTTGTGTTGCTGATTGCAGCTGCGTTGGCATTTAGATTTAAAAGGGCAGAGAGTCGGTAA
- a CDS encoding rhodanese-like domain-containing protein, with translation MKFGKKTVCLLKILFLCALAAMLAFGFNVVRPKPISSFSELTAPPVSVISEIGTQDLFQDYDSGKFTFVDARSDTDYDMGHIPSALNIPYWAIGEELDGMVQQIEPGKPIIVYCDGLSCGKSMTVAKKLEAKGLRDISVYAEGIDGWISSGRDLETN, from the coding sequence ATGAAATTTGGAAAAAAGACAGTTTGTCTTCTGAAGATACTCTTTCTGTGTGCTCTGGCAGCGATGCTGGCGTTCGGATTTAATGTGGTAAGGCCCAAGCCGATCAGTTCTTTCAGCGAATTGACGGCCCCTCCGGTTTCGGTAATATCTGAAATTGGAACTCAGGATTTATTTCAGGATTATGATTCCGGAAAATTTACATTTGTCGATGCCCGCAGTGATACTGATTATGACATGGGGCATATACCGAGTGCGCTGAACATACCATACTGGGCAATTGGTGAAGAACTGGACGGCATGGTTCAGCAGATTGAGCCGGGCAAGCCTATCATTGTGTATTGTGACGGACTTTCTTGCGGTAAAAGCATGACAGTTGCCAAGAAACTGGAGGCAAAAGGATTGAGAGATATTTCAGTGTATGCAGAGGGCATAGACGGCTGGATCAGCTCTGGAAGAGATTTGGAGACAAACTAA
- a CDS encoding cupin domain-containing protein has translation MDAKNVNDVEGVKVQQIGYKGHDYEVKGVTIRWLSKSGQDANGQPEYGLRHFTIEPGGEIPAHNHFYLQTVYIEKGQFECFTSDPETDEIIESKICGPGDFVYSECMEPHGMRNISKTEDATFICCICNVYDKK, from the coding sequence ATGGATGCTAAAAATGTAAATGATGTTGAAGGCGTAAAAGTTCAGCAGATCGGTTATAAAGGCCATGATTACGAGGTCAAAGGTGTCACCATCCGCTGGCTCTCCAAATCAGGACAAGATGCAAACGGACAGCCTGAATACGGTCTCAGACATTTCACAATTGAACCCGGCGGAGAAATCCCTGCCCACAATCATTTTTATCTGCAAACCGTATATATTGAAAAAGGTCAGTTCGAGTGCTTCACTTCCGATCCTGAAACCGATGAGATTATTGAAAGCAAAATATGCGGTCCGGGAGACTTTGTTTATTCTGAATGCATGGAACCGCACGGAATGCGCAACATCAGTAAAACTGAAGATGCGACATTTATCTGCTGCATTTGCAACGTATATGACAAAAAATAA
- the uvrC gene encoding excinuclease ABC subunit UvrC — protein sequence MSFEFISADFPSSPGVYLMKDSAGRIIYVGKARVLRKRLSSYFRAIEKHTPKTRVLVSKICSIDTLVTATEKEALLLEASLIKKHRPRYNIVLRDDKQYVLFQLDKKSEYPRLRLTRKVVRDGSVYFGPYTSSYFARETWKILGKVFPLRKCSDSSFKNRVRPCLYHDMKQCLGPCVNFVPRKDYMDLVHQVEMLLSGKAGDLISSLRREMEIASEALEFEKAANLRDQIKAVGKTIEKQSVVFNDSSDIDVIALAESSQGVGLGLLFIRRGRLLDKKNFFWPGLSLEDGEEILHSFVSQFYTSTKFIPSKLLVPFEFDMQSSMEILTERSKNPVRIVTPGTGEEKRLLEIARKNAAFGANEKKNVDILDVLAAKLKLSAAPQRIECIDASHLGGEGMRVGMVVFEEAKPEKSQYRTYVFPELEHSSDDYAALYHWVVKRIDSGPPWADLILIDGGKGQLAAVEKAFAENWTEETPVPHLASIAKGPTRKAGELEDRIFRPGRKNHLPLKGGSPELLYLQNVRDEAHRFVIGRQRKSRKKKVLQSEVLALPGIGPKTARLLWDEFGAVQKMKAATVQELAAVKGIGKKRAQQIFDAFKAV from the coding sequence ATGAGTTTTGAGTTTATCAGTGCCGATTTTCCGTCTTCTCCGGGTGTGTATCTTATGAAAGATTCAGCCGGACGTATTATATATGTAGGGAAAGCGCGTGTTCTTAGAAAGCGTCTTTCTTCATACTTCAGGGCTATTGAGAAACATACGCCCAAGACAAGGGTACTCGTCTCAAAAATATGTTCCATCGATACTCTTGTGACAGCCACAGAGAAAGAAGCTTTGCTGCTTGAAGCTAGTTTGATCAAAAAACATCGGCCTCGCTATAATATCGTTTTACGTGATGATAAGCAGTATGTTCTGTTTCAGCTTGATAAAAAATCTGAATATCCGCGTTTACGGCTGACCCGCAAAGTTGTGCGTGATGGATCTGTTTATTTCGGACCATATACATCAAGCTATTTTGCCCGTGAAACCTGGAAGATTTTGGGCAAAGTTTTTCCGCTGCGTAAATGTTCTGATTCATCGTTTAAAAATAGAGTACGGCCCTGTCTGTATCACGATATGAAGCAGTGTCTTGGGCCATGTGTAAATTTTGTGCCCCGAAAAGACTATATGGATCTTGTTCATCAGGTTGAGATGCTTTTATCCGGTAAGGCCGGCGATTTGATTTCATCTTTGCGGCGGGAGATGGAGATTGCTTCCGAAGCTCTTGAGTTTGAAAAGGCTGCAAATTTGCGTGATCAGATAAAGGCTGTTGGAAAAACGATTGAAAAGCAGTCTGTTGTTTTTAATGATTCGTCGGATATTGATGTAATTGCCCTGGCTGAGTCTTCGCAAGGGGTAGGGCTTGGTTTATTATTTATAAGGAGGGGACGCCTTCTGGATAAAAAGAATTTCTTCTGGCCCGGTCTCAGCCTTGAAGATGGCGAAGAGATTTTGCATAGTTTTGTAAGCCAGTTTTATACCTCGACCAAATTTATCCCCTCAAAACTGCTTGTCCCGTTTGAATTTGATATGCAGAGTTCAATGGAAATTCTTACTGAACGCAGTAAAAATCCAGTCCGTATTGTTACACCCGGCACAGGGGAGGAAAAACGTCTTCTGGAGATTGCACGGAAGAATGCCGCTTTCGGTGCCAATGAGAAGAAGAATGTTGATATTCTTGATGTGTTAGCCGCAAAACTTAAGCTTTCAGCTGCTCCGCAGCGAATAGAATGTATAGATGCATCACATCTTGGCGGAGAGGGGATGCGTGTCGGCATGGTCGTATTTGAGGAAGCCAAGCCTGAGAAATCGCAATACCGCACATACGTTTTTCCTGAACTTGAGCATTCATCTGATGACTACGCAGCTCTTTATCACTGGGTGGTCAAACGAATTGATTCAGGACCTCCTTGGGCTGATCTTATATTAATAGATGGCGGTAAAGGCCAGCTCGCAGCTGTTGAGAAAGCGTTTGCGGAAAACTGGACTGAAGAAACTCCTGTTCCGCATCTTGCTTCAATTGCTAAGGGGCCGACCCGCAAAGCAGGGGAGTTGGAAGACCGTATTTTCAGGCCCGGACGAAAAAATCATCTTCCTCTGAAAGGCGGAAGTCCTGAGCTGTTGTATCTGCAAAATGTCAGGGACGAGGCTCACCGTTTCGTAATAGGTCGGCAGCGTAAATCGAGAAAGAAAAAGGTTCTGCAAAGCGAAGTATTGGCTTTACCCGGAATTGGTCCTAAAACCGCACGTCTTTTGTGGGATGAATTTGGTGCAGTTCAAAAAATGAAGGCTGCTACTGTGCAGGAACTGGCTGCTGTTAAGGGGATAGGTAAAAAAAGAGCACAGCAGATTTTTGATGCTTTTAAGGCTGTATAA
- a CDS encoding outer membrane homotrimeric porin, giving the protein MKKLVTLAVLTIMVLGFAGIASAVELEAKGKFQFQANIIDNSDYLSAENDGVQEDDLNFYFRARAQFRFIANENLMSELYVEYKTRVGASDSDLNSGSTDRQLGIKRMFLQYRFPGTEVLTTAGVFAIELPGAASGNVVLGDIDAGALFVESPITDQIGITAGFIRAYDANSEDGSTTYGVQAATTTKHDEVDLFYAGVPVKIDGIEATPYFMYGLIGKDTYGALGTSSGISGNKGLSTFGTTPFDKDATAWWLGTSFSMDMFDPFVLKADIVYGAIDANKKQNDRSGLLVDASLAYTGFDFVQPKVMFAYSTGEDDNTDNGSERLPSVNNNFAFGTTYFGGSALTSSDFNDQNQLGFWMAGLSFEGISFLDKLTHDLTFLYIKGTNDKDLIKNSAATLTNGVADGNFLTTEDQAFEVDFNTNYQIYDELAAIVEFGYVDVDLDKNTWENYNARNGKDDPLLKLAIGLVYSF; this is encoded by the coding sequence ATGAAAAAATTAGTAACCCTCGCAGTCCTCACCATTATGGTGCTCGGATTTGCAGGTATTGCTTCTGCCGTAGAACTGGAAGCCAAAGGTAAATTCCAGTTCCAGGCTAACATCATTGACAACAGCGACTATCTGTCCGCTGAAAACGACGGTGTACAGGAAGATGACCTGAACTTCTACTTCCGTGCTCGTGCTCAGTTCCGTTTCATCGCAAACGAAAACCTGATGTCCGAATTGTACGTTGAGTACAAAACCCGCGTTGGTGCTTCTGATTCTGACCTTAACTCCGGTTCTACTGACCGTCAGCTCGGTATCAAAAGAATGTTCTTGCAGTACCGTTTCCCCGGCACTGAAGTCCTGACTACCGCTGGTGTATTCGCTATCGAACTTCCTGGCGCAGCTAGCGGCAACGTTGTTCTCGGCGATATCGATGCTGGTGCTTTATTCGTTGAATCTCCTATCACTGACCAGATCGGCATCACTGCTGGTTTCATCCGTGCATACGATGCAAACAGCGAAGACGGTTCTACAACCTACGGCGTTCAGGCTGCAACTACCACTAAACATGATGAAGTTGACCTGTTCTACGCTGGCGTACCTGTTAAAATCGACGGCATCGAAGCTACACCTTACTTCATGTACGGCCTGATCGGTAAAGACACCTACGGCGCTCTCGGTACCAGCTCCGGTATCTCCGGCAACAAAGGTCTTTCTACTTTCGGAACTACTCCATTTGACAAAGATGCAACTGCATGGTGGCTCGGTACTTCTTTCTCCATGGACATGTTTGATCCTTTCGTACTGAAAGCTGACATCGTTTACGGTGCTATCGACGCTAACAAAAAACAGAATGACCGTTCCGGTCTGCTCGTTGACGCTAGCCTCGCTTACACAGGTTTTGATTTCGTACAGCCTAAAGTAATGTTTGCTTACTCAACTGGTGAAGACGACAATACCGACAACGGTTCTGAACGTCTTCCTAGCGTAAACAACAACTTTGCATTCGGTACTACCTACTTTGGTGGTTCTGCTCTGACTTCTTCTGACTTCAACGACCAGAACCAGCTCGGTTTCTGGATGGCTGGTCTGTCTTTTGAAGGTATCTCTTTCCTTGACAAACTTACCCACGATCTTACTTTCTTGTACATCAAAGGTACTAACGACAAGGACCTGATCAAAAACTCTGCAGCTACCCTTACTAATGGTGTTGCAGATGGTAACTTCCTTACCACTGAAGACCAGGCTTTCGAAGTTGACTTCAACACCAACTACCAGATCTACGACGAACTGGCAGCTATCGTTGAATTCGGTTACGTAGACGTTGACCTTGATAAGAACACTTGGGAAAACTACAATGCACGTAACGGCAAAGACGATCCTTTGCTGAAACTTGCTATTGGCCTCGTTTACTCTTTCTAA
- the hisD gene encoding histidinol dehydrogenase: MPCRDINYSGQTDWPEVKKWLELRINPDSKVDGIVKDILANVKNNGNQALIEYTQKYDCPEFTQEMLKVSLDSVRLAYAEVETEDLEIIEEAIRNIRNFHRKQVEESWWTTGEDGTILGQLVRPVDRVGLYVPGGQGGETPLISSMIMNAVPAQVAGVKEIAVISPPRKDGTLNPYILATAQVLGIKEIYASGSAWAIGALAYGTQTIAPCDVIAGPGNIFVATAKGQLVGEVGIDMIAGPSEVAILADGNSDPAWLAADLLSQAEHDPLAASILITWDKDLGAKVKAELKRQADLLPRSEIAFKSLEDWGAIVTVPDRDTGINFVNNMAPEHLELAFEDPWSALGLIKHAGAIFMGHFTPEPVGDYFAGPNHVLPTVGTARFSSALSVETFTKKTSLIYTDQNYVTRHGGKIARLARLEGLEAHARSVETRLK, translated from the coding sequence ATGCCTTGCAGAGATATCAATTATTCAGGTCAGACAGACTGGCCTGAAGTAAAAAAATGGCTGGAACTCAGAATAAACCCTGACAGCAAAGTTGACGGCATTGTCAAAGACATTCTTGCCAATGTAAAAAACAACGGCAATCAGGCTCTCATCGAATACACCCAGAAATATGATTGCCCTGAATTCACTCAGGAAATGCTTAAAGTCTCTCTGGATTCAGTTCGACTGGCTTATGCTGAAGTAGAAACTGAAGATCTTGAGATTATCGAAGAAGCTATCCGCAACATAAGAAATTTTCATCGTAAGCAGGTAGAAGAATCCTGGTGGACGACCGGTGAGGATGGAACCATTCTGGGACAACTTGTTCGTCCAGTCGATAGAGTCGGACTTTATGTCCCCGGTGGACAGGGGGGAGAGACTCCTCTTATTTCAAGCATGATTATGAATGCTGTCCCAGCGCAGGTTGCCGGAGTTAAAGAAATTGCTGTCATCTCTCCGCCGAGAAAAGACGGTACACTAAATCCGTACATTCTTGCTACAGCTCAGGTTTTAGGTATAAAAGAAATCTACGCCAGCGGCTCTGCATGGGCAATAGGCGCACTTGCATATGGGACTCAAACCATAGCTCCATGCGATGTCATTGCCGGACCGGGCAATATTTTCGTTGCCACTGCGAAAGGACAACTGGTCGGCGAAGTCGGAATTGATATGATCGCCGGCCCAAGTGAAGTTGCAATACTTGCCGACGGCAACTCAGATCCGGCATGGCTGGCTGCAGATTTACTTTCGCAGGCAGAGCATGATCCCCTTGCGGCATCGATACTAATCACATGGGATAAAGATCTCGGTGCAAAGGTAAAAGCTGAGCTGAAAAGACAGGCAGATCTACTGCCCCGCAGTGAAATTGCTTTTAAATCACTTGAAGACTGGGGTGCTATTGTAACTGTACCTGATCGTGATACCGGAATAAATTTTGTTAATAATATGGCTCCTGAACATCTGGAGCTGGCATTTGAAGACCCTTGGAGTGCTCTGGGATTGATAAAGCACGCCGGAGCTATTTTCATGGGACACTTTACTCCTGAACCTGTGGGTGACTACTTTGCCGGGCCGAACCATGTTCTGCCTACAGTAGGAACTGCAAGGTTCTCATCTGCTCTTTCAGTAGAGACATTTACTAAAAAGACCAGCCTGATCTACACTGATCAGAATTATGTGACCCGCCATGGCGGAAAAATTGCTAGGCTTGCAAGACTGGAAGGTCTTGAAGCTCATGCACGTTCAGTTGAAACTCGTTTAAAATAA
- a CDS encoding phosphoribosylaminoimidazolesuccinocarboxamide synthase, with protein sequence MSKAHVIETDIKELKLLSRGKVRDIYEVEDDKLLLVTTDRISAYDVIMPNPIEDKGKILNQITLFWMDMFKDIVPNHLIASNVDDYPEVLHKYRDQLEGRSVLVKKAKPLPIECIVRGYITGSGWKDYLATGEVCGHKLPEGLKESEILEQPLFTPSTKADLGEHDENISVEKAMEMLGPDLFKKVQDVTLSIYRRGRDYAREKGIIIADTKFEFGLLGEELIIIDEVLTPDSSRFWPVEGYEAGKSQPSFDKQFLRDWLTEIKFNKQPPAPEVPEEIATKTREKYMEAFKLLTESELDA encoded by the coding sequence ATGTCCAAAGCACATGTTATAGAAACTGATATCAAAGAACTTAAACTTCTTTCCCGCGGGAAAGTACGTGATATCTATGAAGTCGAAGATGATAAACTTCTTCTGGTAACCACAGACAGAATCTCAGCTTATGACGTTATAATGCCCAACCCGATTGAAGATAAAGGTAAAATCCTGAACCAGATTACTCTGTTCTGGATGGACATGTTCAAAGACATCGTTCCTAACCACCTTATCGCTTCAAATGTTGATGATTATCCGGAAGTTCTGCATAAATACCGTGACCAGCTTGAAGGCCGCTCTGTTCTGGTAAAAAAAGCCAAGCCACTGCCAATTGAGTGTATTGTGCGCGGTTACATTACCGGTTCCGGCTGGAAAGATTATCTGGCTACAGGTGAAGTCTGCGGACATAAACTTCCCGAAGGACTTAAAGAATCAGAAATACTTGAGCAGCCTCTGTTCACTCCTTCAACAAAAGCTGATCTCGGCGAACATGATGAAAACATCAGCGTTGAAAAAGCAATGGAAATGCTTGGACCTGACCTTTTCAAAAAAGTTCAAGATGTTACTCTCTCAATTTACCGTCGCGGCCGTGATTATGCCCGTGAAAAAGGTATTATCATTGCTGACACCAAATTTGAATTTGGTCTTCTAGGTGAAGAATTAATCATCATTGATGAAGTTCTCACTCCTGATTCATCCAGATTCTGGCCTGTTGAAGGATATGAAGCAGGTAAATCTCAGCCCAGCTTTGACAAACAGTTCCTGCGTGACTGGCTGACAGAAATAAAATTCAATAAACAGCCTCCAGCTCCTGAAGTTCCTGAAGAAATCGCGACCAAAACTCGTGAAAAATATATGGAAGCTTTCAAACTCTTGACCGAAAGCGAGCTTGACGCTTAA
- a CDS encoding enoyl-ACP reductase FabI, which produces MLLEGKKALIFGVANEKSIAYGIAEQFKKQGARLAFSYVNEAIQKRVEPISDELGGEFTFQCDVCSDEDVAKSAATVKEKWGDVDILIHSVAFANREDLKKRYIETSREGFHLAMDVSAYSLVSLCSAYEPLLKPGSSVMAMTYLGATKVITNYNVMGVAKAALEASMRYLSSDLGAKGVRVNAISAGPIKTLASSGISGFKSIFSHIEEKAPLGKNVSTEDVGKTAVYLASDLSSGVTGEVHFVDAGYNIMGL; this is translated from the coding sequence ATGCTGCTGGAAGGAAAAAAAGCACTGATTTTCGGTGTAGCTAATGAAAAAAGCATTGCTTACGGAATTGCTGAACAGTTTAAAAAACAGGGAGCAAGACTTGCTTTCAGTTATGTAAACGAAGCTATTCAGAAACGTGTTGAGCCTATCAGTGATGAACTGGGCGGCGAATTCACTTTTCAGTGTGATGTTTGCAGCGATGAAGATGTTGCTAAATCCGCTGCCACTGTAAAAGAAAAATGGGGAGATGTAGATATCCTCATTCATTCAGTAGCATTTGCCAACCGTGAAGACCTAAAGAAAAGATATATCGAAACATCCCGCGAAGGTTTTCACCTCGCTATGGATGTCTCTGCATATTCACTTGTGAGTCTCTGCAGTGCATATGAGCCTTTACTGAAACCAGGCAGCTCCGTAATGGCTATGACCTACCTCGGAGCAACCAAGGTTATTACCAACTATAATGTCATGGGTGTTGCTAAAGCTGCTCTTGAAGCAAGTATGCGCTATCTTTCCTCCGATCTCGGAGCAAAAGGTGTCCGTGTTAATGCTATCAGTGCCGGTCCTATCAAAACTCTTGCTTCTTCCGGTATTTCAGGATTTAAATCCATCTTCTCCCACATTGAAGAAAAAGCTCCTCTGGGCAAAAATGTGTCCACTGAGGATGTTGGTAAGACAGCTGTATATCTTGCATCTGACCTTTCCAGTGGTGTTACCGGCGAAGTCCATTTCGTGGATGCCGGTTACAACATAATGGGTCTGTAA
- the rpsF gene encoding 30S ribosomal protein S6 yields MLRKYEALVLLSPELASDSRKEIVEGLIAIIDREGGKMDEVDDWGSRQLAYPVQNQTRGYYVRLVFDAPGQLVAELERNIRITEGIFKFVTVKLDDAVQAQEA; encoded by the coding sequence ATGCTCAGAAAGTATGAAGCATTAGTGCTTTTGAGCCCTGAACTTGCGAGCGACAGCCGCAAAGAAATCGTTGAGGGACTCATCGCAATTATTGACCGCGAAGGCGGTAAAATGGATGAAGTAGACGATTGGGGTTCACGCCAGCTGGCTTACCCTGTCCAGAACCAGACTCGCGGATACTATGTCCGTCTCGTATTTGATGCACCAGGTCAGCTGGTTGCAGAACTCGAGCGCAACATCCGTATCACCGAAGGTATCTTCAAGTTCGTAACAGTCAAACTTGACGACGCTGTTCAGGCTCAGGAGGCTTAA
- the rpsR gene encoding 30S ribosomal protein S18 encodes MAFKKKFTPKRKFCRFCADKSLPLDYKRPDILKDFVTERGKIIARRITGTCAKHQRRLTTEIKRSRQMALMHYTTVHSTDVKKKSI; translated from the coding sequence ATGGCATTCAAAAAGAAATTTACACCAAAAAGAAAGTTCTGCCGCTTTTGCGCTGACAAGAGCCTTCCCCTCGATTATAAACGTCCTGATATTCTCAAGGACTTCGTAACCGAACGTGGCAAAATCATTGCACGCAGAATTACCGGTACATGTGCCAAGCATCAGCGTCGTCTGACCACTGAAATCAAGCGTTCCAGACAGATGGCTCTTATGCATTACACAACTGTGCATAGCACCGATGTTAAGAAAAAGAGCATCTAG
- the rplI gene encoding 50S ribosomal protein L9 encodes MKLILRADVDSLGSLGEIVTVKSGYGRNYLIPQGLAMPASEANLKQFELEKRKLQEMADNLRTQAEGLKDRLASVEVKIEVRVGEGDKMYGSVTASNIADALAEMDFDLDRRKILVPEPIRALGEFAIEIKLHPEVRGEVKLVVAKVGQPVEEELAEEVEADVVADAETETEEA; translated from the coding sequence ATGAAACTTATTTTACGTGCTGATGTAGACTCTCTTGGAAGCCTTGGAGAAATCGTAACTGTTAAATCCGGTTACGGTCGCAACTACCTGATTCCTCAGGGACTTGCTATGCCCGCATCTGAAGCTAATCTCAAGCAGTTCGAGCTTGAAAAAAGAAAACTTCAGGAAATGGCTGACAATCTCCGCACCCAGGCAGAAGGTCTCAAAGACAGACTGGCTAGTGTTGAAGTTAAAATTGAAGTTCGCGTTGGTGAAGGCGATAAGATGTACGGTTCTGTAACCGCATCTAACATCGCTGATGCCCTTGCAGAAATGGATTTCGATCTCGACCGCAGAAAAATTCTTGTACCTGAGCCTATTCGTGCTCTGGGTGAATTTGCTATCGAAATCAAACTTCACCCCGAAGTTCGTGGGGAAGTAAAACTGGTTGTTGCCAAAGTTGGCCAGCCAGTGGAAGAAGAGCTCGCTGAAGAAGTAGAAGCAGATGTTGTAGCAGATGCAGAAACAGAAACAGAAGAAGCATAA
- the dnaB gene encoding replicative DNA helicase — protein sequence MQKQKQKKHNSSSNYSSDGASNDASSELLRKVPPNNLEAEQAVLGGVFLSNTIFNDLVDIVHSDDFYSPAHQEIFRTFEALYSKNAPIDLVTVNEYLTVGGKIDSVGGTVYLAELANSVVSSANALYHAEIVAEKSIQRSLIDTAASIINESFDAQDVKELLDHSEQAIFEITDAKKNTTIKGSKELIKEVFQELENRVAQKSLVTGIQTTYHKFDEMTAGLQNSDLIIIAGRPSMGKTAFALNVAMRAALHAGVTTAVFSLEMAMGQLMTRMLATHGKVDLSRLRTGQLDDEDWAKLYDAAQDLTEAPLFIDDTPAITTMELRARCRRLKSQHNLGLVMVDYLQLMRSSARVDSREQEISDISRSLKALAKELNIPVIALSQLNRKVEERTDKRPMMSDLRESGAIEQDADIILFLYREDFYNKKEDKPITNKAEVIIGKQRNGPTGIVELAFFGNFTAFENLAAEPYPSEYDDE from the coding sequence ATGCAGAAACAGAAACAGAAGAAGCATAATTCCAGCTCAAATTATAGTTCGGACGGAGCGTCTAATGATGCTTCGTCCGAACTTTTGCGTAAAGTTCCACCAAACAACCTAGAAGCAGAACAGGCTGTACTTGGTGGTGTTTTCTTAAGCAACACTATTTTCAACGATCTTGTTGATATAGTCCATTCTGACGATTTCTACTCCCCTGCTCATCAGGAAATTTTCCGCACATTTGAAGCCCTTTATTCAAAGAATGCTCCAATTGATCTGGTTACAGTCAATGAATACCTCACTGTCGGGGGAAAAATTGATTCTGTTGGCGGTACTGTATACCTTGCCGAACTTGCAAACTCTGTAGTCAGTTCAGCAAATGCACTTTATCACGCTGAAATTGTAGCAGAAAAAAGTATTCAGCGTAGTCTTATTGATACAGCAGCCAGCATTATCAATGAAAGCTTTGATGCACAGGACGTTAAAGAGCTGCTCGACCATTCCGAGCAGGCTATTTTTGAAATTACCGATGCCAAAAAGAATACTACCATAAAAGGCAGTAAAGAGCTGATTAAAGAGGTTTTTCAGGAACTTGAAAACAGAGTTGCTCAAAAATCACTCGTTACCGGTATTCAAACGACCTACCATAAATTTGATGAAATGACTGCCGGTTTGCAAAACTCAGACCTCATTATCATAGCCGGACGTCCAAGTATGGGTAAAACAGCTTTTGCCCTTAACGTTGCTATGCGCGCAGCACTTCACGCAGGTGTTACCACCGCTGTTTTCTCTCTTGAAATGGCAATGGGCCAGCTTATGACCCGTATGCTTGCGACTCATGGCAAGGTTGACCTTTCACGTCTGAGAACAGGACAGCTTGACGACGAAGACTGGGCTAAATTATATGATGCAGCACAGGACTTAACAGAAGCTCCTTTATTTATTGATGATACTCCTGCAATTACTACCATGGAGCTAAGAGCACGTTGTAGACGCCTTAAATCCCAGCATAACCTGGGATTGGTCATGGTCGACTACCTGCAGCTCATGCGTTCCAGTGCTCGTGTTGATTCACGCGAGCAGGAAATATCTGATATTTCCCGGTCCCTCAAAGCTCTGGCAAAAGAGCTGAACATACCTGTAATCGCCCTCTCACAGCTCAACCGTAAAGTTGAAGAACGCACAGACAAAAGACCTATGATGTCTGACCTTCGTGAATCCGGTGCAATTGAGCAGGATGCCGATATTATCCTTTTTCTTTACCGTGAAGATTTTTACAACAAAAAAGAGGATAAACCTATTACCAATAAGGCCGAAGTCATTATCGGTAAACAGCGTAACGGCCCTACAGGTATTGTTGAACTAGCCTTTTTCGGCAACTTTACAGCGTTCGAAAACCTCGCTGCCGAGCCTTACCCGTCTGAATATGACGATGAATAA